Below is a window of Desulfobotulus mexicanus DNA.
TGTGGCAATGTGAATGGTGGCAGAAAAAACATAAGATGACCTGAAAGGAAGCCAGAAAACGCTGAATATGAGTAAAACCCTGAAAAAAGAAATGCCAGCCATTTTCACCTCCATCGGAATGCCCATATATAAAGACTCTTTAATGCCTACAGCAATCAAAGAGAGTTATCAATCAATTACGCAACAGCGTGGTTCAGGATCAACACCTTTACTGCAAGTCTTTGCAGAAATATTTTACCATGAGACAGATATCAACGTCGCAGTTTTCAAAGGATGCTTCACCATTCAGAAGAAAATCCTTAACTGCTATTGTCTTGAGATGTTCAAAGCCACATTTCTCGTGCAGCTTTCGGGAACCAATGCCCGTACATTCCGAAAAGACATAGTGAAAGCCACCACTACAGGCAGCCGCAAGCGCAGTCTGCATAAGAAGCATCGCAATACCTCTGCCTTCATACTCCGGTACAACTCCAACCGCAGCAAGGTGCAGCCCCGCCCCTTTACCGGCTCCTGCCATCTGGTGCAGGGGATAGAGAAGCTCTTCATGCAGGGCAGAAACAGCCATAATCCTCTCGGTCTCGTACGCGGTAAGGTTTTCCGGCTTTTGCAGCAGGCCTGCTGCAACCGGATCTTCACAGAGAATAAAACCTGCAACCCTGCCCCCCTCTGCCGGAATCCTTGCAATCCAGCAGAACGCCTGAGAAAGGTAACTCTCACCACCATATACCGTCTTTGCTATTGAAAACAGACTATCCCTGCTGAAACCAATGCATTTTGTCAATGGTTCCCGGTTATAAAAAAGATCAAGGTAAACTTGCAGCAGCTCTTCTGTTTGCTCACAAGAAACCCTTTCTATCAAGAACCTGTCATTTTTATTTTTCATTTATTCTGCCCTCTCCGTTTCTAATTACTTCAAAGCCCCTTCTGAAACAATATGCATACAGCAGTCAGCACAGTCAAAATCAAGGGTAAAGGAAGCCCTGCTGCCCTTCAGATGCCAGTTGCCTCCTCCCTCTGCCCTGTGGTGACGGGGGCAGGCCCGAAAGGCATAGCGCAGGCAGTGGTGGCTGGTCATGACCCTTGTTCCGGGAGACATGCCTTCTTTTTCAAAGGCCATGGACTGAACAGGGCTGCCATGCTTTTCATAAAAGGCCTTTGCCATGGCATTGCTGACATTAAAGGATGCATCAAGGCAGTCTTCTGGATAGGGCTGTGTGTCAAAGCCTTGTACTGCCTGTTTCCTTCGGGGCCTTTCATATTTTTCAAGGCAAAGGAGCACAAGCTTTTCTGCCGCTTCCCGGCGCAGGGCATTGAGGGCCGAAGCCCTGAAAAACCAGGGGCCTGTCTCCACAAGAATTTCCTTTGCCTCAAAGGGCGTATCCCCCAGTTTTTCCAGCTGCCGTCTTACTGCTTCCTGAACTGTGGAGGGATTCTTTGCGGGTTCAAGGTCAAAGTCTGCACAAACCTCCACACTGAGTCCGGAGCTAAGGTCTTTCATTTCAAGGACAAAATCCTTTTCTCCTTCCCTGAAAACAAGGGAGACCGGCAGCTTTCTGGATGCACTTTTTTCGGATTCCAGCATGCGCCTGAAACGAATATCCGCATTTCTGTACAAAAAAGACCCGGCCACATCGGAAACCTTGAGACCCGTGAGGGAACCCGGAGCAGGCCAGACCTTTTTACCTTCCACTCGGTTCACATTAAGGCCCCGCATCAGGCCTGCGGCATCAAGAAAACAGAGTCCGTCTCCGGGTGCAAGATCCGCGGCCTCTTCCAGAAGAAGAATGCCGCCCTCAAGGCCCTGAATACGACAAAGCTTTTCACCCATGGCCTTTGGTGTATCCATCTGCCAGATTTTTTCCCGTCTTCCGTAAAGAAAATAATCCGTACCACCCCTGTGAAAGGTCTTTGCCGGATCCGGGGTAAAGGTGAAGGAAGAATTTCCATGGGAAGCCCTCTCTCCCCTGCCCCAGATTTCCATGGCTGCATCCAGCTTTTTTCTATAGAAGGCCGTCACATTTTTCACATAAGAGATATCCTTGAGGCGTCCTTCGATCTTAAATGAACTCACCCCTGCCTCCAGCATGGGCAAAAGACCTGCCGAACGATCCATATCCTTCAAAGAAAGCAGATGTTTTCCGCTGCTGATGCGCGTTCCCTTTTCATCGGTGAGATCCCAGGGCAGACGACAGGGCTGACCGCAGACACCCCGGTTGGCACTTCTCCCCCCCATGGCAAGGCTCATCCAGCAGCGACCGGAGTGACTGACGCACAAAGCACCATGCACAAAGGCCTCAAGGTCAAGATTCGTTTTTTTACGGATGCGGCCTATGGCTTCAAGATCCAGCTCCCTTGCCAGAACCACACGGGAAACTCCTGCTGCTTCCAGAAAAGCAATATGCTTCGGATTCATGTTATGCATCTGGGTACTGGCATGGAGGGCAATGGGAGGAAGATCCATCTCCAGAAGGGCCATATCCTGAAAAATAACAGCGTCCACACCAGCGTTCCAGGCTTCATGGATAAGGGTTTTTGCATTTTTAAGCTCATCGTCATACAAAAGCGTGTTCA
It encodes the following:
- a CDS encoding GNAT family N-acetyltransferase, which gives rise to MTKCIGFSRDSLFSIAKTVYGGESYLSQAFCWIARIPAEGGRVAGFILCEDPVAAGLLQKPENLTAYETERIMAVSALHEELLYPLHQMAGAGKGAGLHLAAVGVVPEYEGRGIAMLLMQTALAAACSGGFHYVFSECTGIGSRKLHEKCGFEHLKTIAVKDFLLNGEASFENCDVDICLMVKYFCKDLQ
- a CDS encoding peptidase U32 family protein yields the protein MTKEKKGAPFFKKISIELLAPAKDLAGGRAAITHGADAVYIGADRFSARAAASNTMADIESLCRFAHGFNAKIYLALNTLLYDDELKNAKTLIHEAWNAGVDAVIFQDMALLEMDLPPIALHASTQMHNMNPKHIAFLEAAGVSRVVLARELDLEAIGRIRKKTNLDLEAFVHGALCVSHSGRCWMSLAMGGRSANRGVCGQPCRLPWDLTDEKGTRISSGKHLLSLKDMDRSAGLLPMLEAGVSSFKIEGRLKDISYVKNVTAFYRKKLDAAMEIWGRGERASHGNSSFTFTPDPAKTFHRGGTDYFLYGRREKIWQMDTPKAMGEKLCRIQGLEGGILLLEEAADLAPGDGLCFLDAAGLMRGLNVNRVEGKKVWPAPGSLTGLKVSDVAGSFLYRNADIRFRRMLESEKSASRKLPVSLVFREGEKDFVLEMKDLSSGLSVEVCADFDLEPAKNPSTVQEAVRRQLEKLGDTPFEAKEILVETGPWFFRASALNALRREAAEKLVLLCLEKYERPRRKQAVQGFDTQPYPEDCLDASFNVSNAMAKAFYEKHGSPVQSMAFEKEGMSPGTRVMTSHHCLRYAFRACPRHHRAEGGGNWHLKGSRASFTLDFDCADCCMHIVSEGALK